The Actinomycetota bacterium genome includes a region encoding these proteins:
- a CDS encoding anthranilate synthase component I family protein, with the protein MQPLAVVGGLLFTGLRDVTSDLDALDGEGWWAVVLPYDGAPVCARFDRVRPARPWPGPRWQGPAPGSWVSSLDRPGYEKGVETVREAIAAGDVYQVNLCRVLSARAPAHADVAALGAALAEGNPAPYSAVVRVPSAGMHVASASPERFLRRERERVWSSPIKGTAATADGFLAKDRAENVMIVDLVRNDLGRVCEHGSVEVPGLLVPEAHPGLFHLVSTVSGRMRAGVGWSALIAATFPPGSVTGAPKLAAMDVIDRLEPASREVYCGAVGWVDAGGRRGELNVAIRTFWLSDGSLRFGTGAGITYDSTPAGEWDETELKARTLIGLASA; encoded by the coding sequence ATGCAGCCCCTCGCCGTCGTCGGCGGCCTTCTGTTCACGGGGTTGCGCGACGTCACTTCCGACCTCGACGCGCTCGACGGCGAGGGTTGGTGGGCGGTGGTGCTGCCCTACGACGGCGCCCCCGTGTGCGCCCGCTTCGACCGGGTGCGTCCGGCCCGGCCGTGGCCCGGCCCCCGCTGGCAGGGGCCCGCGCCGGGCTCGTGGGTGTCGAGCCTCGACCGGCCGGGCTACGAGAAGGGGGTCGAGACCGTCCGCGAGGCGATCGCGGCCGGCGACGTGTACCAGGTGAACCTCTGCCGGGTGCTCTCGGCGCGGGCCCCGGCGCACGCCGACGTCGCCGCGCTCGGTGCGGCGCTCGCGGAGGGCAACCCCGCCCCCTACTCGGCCGTCGTGCGGGTGCCGTCCGCCGGCATGCACGTGGCGTCGGCCTCGCCGGAGCGGTTCCTCCGGCGCGAGCGCGAGCGGGTGTGGTCGAGCCCCATCAAGGGGACGGCCGCGACCGCCGACGGCTTCCTCGCCAAGGACCGCGCCGAGAACGTCATGATCGTCGACCTGGTGCGCAACGACCTCGGCCGCGTGTGCGAGCACGGCTCGGTCGAGGTGCCCGGGCTCCTCGTCCCCGAAGCGCACCCCGGACTGTTCCACCTGGTCAGCACGGTGTCGGGCCGCATGCGGGCGGGAGTGGGATGGTCCGCGCTCATCGCCGCCACCTTCCCTCCGGGGTCGGTCACGGGCGCACCGAAGCTCGCGGCGATGGATGTCATCGACCGGCTCGAGCCCGCGTCGCGTGAGGTCTACTGCGGCGCGGTGGGATGGGTCGACGCGGGCGGCCGCCGGGGCGAGCTCAACGTGGCCATCCGCACGTTCTGGCTCTCCGACGGCAGCCTCCGCTTCGGCACGGGGGCGGGCATCACCTACGACTCGACCCCCGCGGGCGAGTGGGACGAGACCGAGCTGAAGGCCCGCACCCTGATCGGCCTGGCGTCCGCGTGA